The genomic window CGACGAGGGGCTTAAGCTTTTCGGGCATGAACCTGCTCTTCTCGGTCAGGGCGCCTTTCAGCAGCGCGGACCGCACGATGACGCCCACGCCGCGCCTGCGCGCCTCGGGAATGACGCGTTCCAGGTAACGGCGGTCCAGGATGTTGCAGGGAATCTGCAGGGTGTCCCAACGCCCGTCCTCGATGGCCGCAAGCGCCGCCTCCTCGCTGTAAGACGAGTATCCCGCAAAGCGGACCTTGCCCGCGTCACGGGCTCCGGCGAGTTCTTCCATCACCTCGCCGTCGCGGATCATTCGAAGTTCCAGCTCGAGAAGGTCCCGGCCGTGTACCTGCAGCAGGTCGATGTGGTCTGTCTGGAGCCTGGACAGGCTTTGGTCGATGGACGTGGCGATACTCTTTCGCGATTCGGCGTAATCCAGTCCTTCTTCCAGCCGGTGCATGCACTTGGTGGCGAGGACGTATTCGGACCGCCGGCTCCCGACCGCCCGGCCGATGATCTCCTCGCTGTTTCCGTACAGCGCCGCTGTGTCGATGAAGTTCACGCCCGAATCGATCGCCCGGTTGAGCAGGATCCGGGCGTCGGACTCCGCAGGCACGCCGGGTTCGCCACCCGCCTTCAGGCCGTATTCCATGCCCAGCTCGACCGTGCCGAGGGAGACTTCGGAAACGCGCAAACGGGTCCGCCCCAGGTTTCTGTACCGCATCGTTCGACTCCCACTGTCATTCAGTCGTTCATCATGCCTACGTGGTCCGCGACGCATCGGCCGAGGGCTTGGAGGTCATAACCGCCCTCCAGGACGGAAACCAGTCGGCCCCCGCACGCGTCCTCCGCGAAGTCGAGTACCAGGCGGGACATGGCCCGGAAACCCGCGTCGGTGACCAGGGTACCGGAGAGGGGATCGTCCATGTGTGCGTCGAATCCCGCCGAAAGGATGAGAAGGTCCGGCTGGTATGACTTCATGGCCGGCAAGATCCCGCCGCGCAAAGCATCGACGAAAACCTCGTCGCCGGATCCTGCGGAGACCGGGACGTTCATCGTGTAGCCCGTCCCTTCGCCCGTTCCCTTTTCCTGTGCCGCGCCGGTGAAGGGATAGAGGGGGGACTGGTGAACGCTGAAATAGTACACGGACGGGTCTTCCTCGAAAACCTCCTGGGTCCCGTTGCCGTGATGGACATCCCAGTCCAGCACGGCCACCCGTTCTACCCCGAATCGCGACTGGGCGTAACGAGCCGCGACGGCGGCGTTGTTGTAGATGCAGAAGCCCATTCCCCGGTCGGATTCGGCATGGTGCCCGGGAGGCCGGGAGACGCAGAATACGCGGTCCGCCTCGCCGGTCAACACCGCGTCGACCGCCCGCATGGCCGCACCGGCGGCCAGCCGGGCCACGGTTTCGGACGCGGAGGAAACGGTGGTGTCTCCGGTGGGCAGGTTCCGGTATCCCTTCCCGCACCAGTCGATTACGGCGTCGACATAGGCCCCGTCGTGGACGGCCTTGATCCGCGCCTCGTCGGCCGGCACGGGCGAGAGGCACAGCAGGCCGGCCTCGTGCGTTCCGGAGGGAACGTCGCCGGACAGGCCGAGTTGGGCCAGCACGGAGGTCATGCGGCCCGGCCGTTCAGGATGGAAAGGACCGGTATCGTGCAGGAGGAAGTCGGGGTGGCTGATCAACGCGGTGGGCATGTTGTCGCGACAGGGACGAAGGTCTCCGGGAACGGGGACCACCGTCCGGACCTTCAGTTTCGGTTCCCGTTCCTGGAGAGATTCTCGAAATAGTCGTTCAC from Gemmatimonadota bacterium includes these protein-coding regions:
- a CDS encoding aldo/keto reductase; translation: MRRGPRRHDERLNDSGSRTMRYRNLGRTRLRVSEVSLGTVELGMEYGLKAGGEPGVPAESDARILLNRAIDSGVNFIDTAALYGNSEEIIGRAVGSRRSEYVLATKCMHRLEEGLDYAESRKSIATSIDQSLSRLQTDHIDLLQVHGRDLLELELRMIRDGEVMEELAGARDAGKVRFAGYSSYSEEAALAAIEDGRWDTLQIPCNILDRRYLERVIPEARRRGVGVIVRSALLKGALTEKSRFMPEKLKPLVAHIDRLVEVQSATRFSLPELALRFVLSIPDVSTIIVGADKIAYLDEAVSVSDGRGLSEETLLALEDMALDDPYLLNPGNWGIP
- a CDS encoding histone deacetylase, whose protein sequence is MPTALISHPDFLLHDTGPFHPERPGRMTSVLAQLGLSGDVPSGTHEAGLLCLSPVPADEARIKAVHDGAYVDAVIDWCGKGYRNLPTGDTTVSSASETVARLAAGAAMRAVDAVLTGEADRVFCVSRPPGHHAESDRGMGFCIYNNAAVAARYAQSRFGVERVAVLDWDVHHGNGTQEVFEEDPSVYYFSVHQSPLYPFTGAAQEKGTGEGTGYTMNVPVSAGSGDEVFVDALRGGILPAMKSYQPDLLILSAGFDAHMDDPLSGTLVTDAGFRAMSRLVLDFAEDACGGRLVSVLEGGYDLQALGRCVADHVGMMND